In one window of Pseudomonas sp. IAC-BECa141 DNA:
- a CDS encoding polynucleotide adenylyltransferase PcnB, producing MLKKLFQSFRTPLRRTQHIRSTPEVLNSGQHSLQKAQFSRYAVNIVERLQGAGYQAYLVGGCVRDMLLGITPKDFDVATSATPEQVRAEFRNARIIGRRFKLVHIHFGREIIEVATFRANHPQNEDDEDSNQSSRNESGRILRDNVYGTLEEDAQRRDFTINALYYDPVSERILDYANGVHDIRNQLIRLIGDPTQRYQEDPVRMLRAVRFAAKLNFGIEKHTVQPIRELAPMLREIPSARLFEEVLKLFLSGHGAITFEMLVDLQLFAPLFPASADALEHNPEYTHTLISEALTNTDLRIKQNKPVTPAFLFAALLWPALPARVLRLQERGMPPIPAMQEAAHELIAEQCQRIAIPKRFTMPIREIWDMQERLPRRSGKRADLLLDNPRFRAGYDFLLLRESAGEQTDGLGDWWTDYQDANDSERRDMIRDLSGKGDDASGAPRKRRRSSGSKRKRAGAPSATGE from the coding sequence ATGCTGAAGAAGCTGTTCCAGTCATTCCGAACTCCCCTGCGTCGTACGCAACACATCCGTAGCACGCCTGAAGTCCTCAACAGCGGCCAACATTCGCTGCAGAAGGCGCAATTCAGCCGTTATGCGGTCAACATCGTCGAACGTCTGCAGGGCGCCGGCTACCAGGCCTACCTGGTTGGCGGTTGCGTGCGAGACATGCTGCTGGGCATCACGCCCAAAGACTTCGACGTCGCCACCAGCGCCACCCCCGAGCAGGTGCGTGCCGAATTCCGCAATGCGCGAATCATCGGTCGCCGCTTCAAGCTGGTACACATCCATTTCGGTCGCGAAATCATTGAAGTCGCGACCTTCCGCGCCAATCACCCGCAAAACGAAGACGACGAAGACAGCAACCAGTCTTCGCGCAACGAGAGCGGGCGCATTCTGCGTGACAACGTTTACGGCACCCTGGAAGAGGACGCGCAACGCCGCGACTTCACCATCAATGCTCTGTATTACGATCCGGTCAGCGAGCGCATCCTCGACTACGCCAATGGCGTGCACGACATCCGTAACCAGTTGATCCGTCTGATCGGCGATCCGACGCAGCGTTATCAGGAAGACCCGGTGCGGATGCTGCGGGCCGTGCGTTTCGCCGCCAAGCTCAATTTCGGCATCGAGAAGCACACCGTCCAGCCGATCCGCGAACTGGCGCCGATGCTGCGCGAGATCCCGTCGGCCCGCCTGTTCGAGGAAGTGCTCAAGCTGTTCCTCTCCGGTCATGGCGCCATCACCTTCGAGATGTTGGTCGACCTGCAACTGTTCGCGCCGCTGTTCCCGGCCAGTGCCGATGCGCTGGAACACAACCCGGAATACACCCACACGCTGATCAGCGAAGCACTGACCAACACCGACCTGCGGATCAAGCAGAACAAACCGGTGACCCCGGCGTTCCTGTTCGCCGCCCTGTTGTGGCCAGCCCTTCCCGCTCGCGTGTTGCGTCTGCAGGAACGTGGCATGCCGCCGATTCCGGCCATGCAGGAAGCCGCTCACGAACTGATCGCCGAACAGTGCCAGCGCATCGCGATCCCAAAACGCTTCACCATGCCGATCCGCGAGATCTGGGACATGCAGGAACGCCTGCCACGCCGCAGCGGCAAACGCGCCGACCTGCTGCTGGACAATCCGCGCTTTCGCGCCGGCTACGATTTCCTGCTGCTGCGTGAGAGCGCCGGTGAACAGACTGATGGCCTGGGCGACTGGTGGACCGATTATCAGGACGCCAACGACAGCGAACGCCGCGACATGATCCGTGACCTCAGCGGTAAGGGTGATGACGCCAGTGGTGCACCGCGCAAGCGTCGCCGCAGCAGCGGTTCCAAGCGCAAGCGCGCCGGCGCACCGAGTGCTACGGGCGAATAA
- the folK gene encoding 2-amino-4-hydroxy-6-hydroxymethyldihydropteridine diphosphokinase, whose amino-acid sequence MERIYIGMGSNLADPAEQLRNAVDALGQLPDTKLVGVSAFYQSDSLLPGQPRYTNAVAALDSALAPLDLLDALQAIENDQGRERLERWGPRTLDLDILLFGDRLIDEPRLKVPHYHMQERAFVLYPLAELAAEDLRLADGRTLADLLASCPFVGLERITSN is encoded by the coding sequence ATGGAACGCATCTACATCGGCATGGGCAGCAACCTGGCTGACCCGGCCGAACAACTGCGCAACGCGGTCGACGCGCTGGGGCAATTGCCCGACACCAAACTGGTCGGCGTGTCTGCCTTCTACCAAAGCGACTCGTTGCTGCCGGGCCAACCGCGTTACACCAACGCGGTCGCCGCACTCGACAGCGCGCTCGCCCCGCTGGATCTGCTCGATGCCTTGCAGGCGATCGAAAACGATCAAGGCCGCGAACGCCTGGAACGCTGGGGCCCGCGCACACTGGATCTGGACATTCTGCTGTTCGGTGATCGACTGATCGACGAGCCGCGCCTGAAAGTCCCGCATTACCACATGCAGGAGCGCGCGTTCGTTCTCTATCCCTTGGCCGAACTGGCTGCCGAGGATCTGCGCCTGGCCGATGGCCGCACCCTTGCCGATCTTCTCGCATCATGCCCGTTCGTCGGCCTGGAACGCATTACCTCAAACTGA
- the panB gene encoding 3-methyl-2-oxobutanoate hydroxymethyltransferase, translated as MPAITLTTLQSLKQKGEKITMLTCYDATFAHACNEAGVEVLLVGDSLGMVLQGHDSTLPVTTAEMAYHVASVKRGNSDALILADLPFMANATLEQTMANSALLMQAGAHMVKVEGALWLADSIRLLAERGVPVCAHMGLTPQAVNILGGYKVQGRNENQARQMRADAISLEQAGAAMLLLECVPSELAAEISQAVKIPVIGIGAGNATDGQVLVLHDMLGLSISGRVPKFVKNFMQGQDSIQSALKAYVSEVKATTFPGIEHGFSA; from the coding sequence ATGCCAGCCATCACCCTGACCACGCTCCAGAGCCTCAAGCAGAAAGGTGAAAAGATCACCATGCTGACCTGCTATGACGCGACCTTCGCCCACGCCTGCAACGAGGCCGGTGTCGAAGTGCTGCTGGTGGGCGACTCCCTCGGCATGGTTCTGCAGGGTCATGACAGCACCCTGCCGGTGACCACCGCAGAAATGGCCTACCACGTTGCCAGCGTCAAACGCGGCAACTCTGATGCACTGATCCTGGCGGACCTGCCGTTCATGGCCAACGCCACCCTCGAGCAAACCATGGCCAACAGCGCTCTGCTGATGCAGGCCGGCGCGCACATGGTCAAGGTCGAAGGCGCCTTGTGGCTGGCGGATTCGATCCGCCTGCTGGCCGAGCGCGGTGTGCCGGTCTGCGCCCACATGGGCCTGACCCCGCAAGCCGTGAACATTCTTGGTGGCTATAAAGTGCAAGGTCGCAACGAGAACCAAGCACGCCAGATGCGCGCCGACGCGATCTCCCTGGAGCAGGCCGGTGCAGCCATGCTGTTGCTCGAATGCGTGCCGAGCGAACTGGCGGCTGAAATCAGCCAGGCGGTGAAGATTCCGGTGATCGGCATTGGTGCCGGCAACGCCACCGACGGTCAGGTGCTGGTACTGCACGACATGCTCGGCCTGTCGATCAGCGGCCGTGTGCCGAAGTTCGTGAAGAACTTCATGCAGGGTCAGGACAGCATCCAGTCCGCGCTGAAGGCTTACGTCAGTGAAGTCAAAGCCACCACTTTCCCCGGAATCGAACACGGATTCTCTGCATGA
- the panC gene encoding pantoate--beta-alanine ligase, whose protein sequence is MNTVKTVRELRAAVARARSEGKRIGFVPTMGNLHSGHIALITKATQRVDFVVASIFVNPLQFGAGEDLDKYPRTLAADQEKLLEAGCDLLFAPTVEEMYPDGMAGQTRVSVPQLSEGLCGASRPGHFEGVATVVSKLFNMVQPDLAIFGQKDFQQLAVIRALVHDLNMPIQIIGEPTVRAADGLALSSRNGFLSEEQRAVAPVVYRTLNSIAESIKQGERDFPALIQAQRQQLEAAGLRPDYLEIRHALTLRPATAEDRDLVILVAAFLGTTRLIDNLHLNLDTPA, encoded by the coding sequence ATGAACACCGTCAAAACCGTACGTGAACTGCGCGCCGCCGTGGCGCGCGCCCGCAGCGAAGGCAAACGCATCGGCTTCGTGCCGACCATGGGCAACCTGCACAGCGGCCATATTGCCCTGATCACCAAGGCCACCCAGCGCGTGGACTTCGTGGTCGCGAGCATTTTCGTCAACCCGCTGCAGTTCGGCGCAGGCGAAGACCTCGACAAGTACCCGCGCACCCTGGCGGCGGATCAGGAAAAACTGCTGGAAGCCGGATGCGATCTGCTGTTCGCCCCGACCGTCGAAGAGATGTACCCCGACGGCATGGCCGGTCAGACCCGGGTCAGCGTGCCGCAACTTTCCGAAGGCCTTTGCGGCGCCAGCCGTCCGGGGCACTTCGAAGGCGTGGCGACGGTGGTCAGCAAGCTGTTCAACATGGTCCAGCCGGACCTGGCGATCTTCGGCCAGAAAGACTTCCAGCAACTGGCGGTAATCCGCGCACTCGTGCATGACCTGAACATGCCGATCCAGATCATCGGCGAGCCGACCGTACGCGCCGCCGACGGCCTGGCGCTGTCCTCGCGCAACGGCTTCCTCAGTGAAGAGCAACGCGCCGTGGCGCCGGTGGTCTATCGCACCCTGAACAGCATTGCCGAGTCTATCAAGCAGGGTGAACGCGACTTCCCTGCCCTGATTCAGGCGCAACGCCAGCAACTGGAAGCCGCCGGCCTGCGTCCGGACTACCTGGAAATCCGCCACGCCCTGACCCTGCGTCCGGCCACGGCGGAAGATCGTGATCTGGTGATTCTGGTTGCAGCATTCCTCGGCACCACCCGGTTGATCGACAACCTGCACCTGAACCTCGATACCCCCGCCTGA
- the pgi gene encoding glucose-6-phosphate isomerase → MAYYRTPHDVTALPAWQALKDHRQAMQDFSMREAFNADPQRFNQFTLSSCGLFLDYSKNLINAETRNLLVGLANEVDLKGAIKALFDGEIVNSSEGRPALHTALRRPVGDKLSVNGVNVMPEVHKVLNQITDLVGRIHDGLWRGYTEKPITDVVNIGIGGSFLGPELVSEALLSYAQKGVRCHYLANIDGSEFHELTQKLRAETTLFIVSSKSFNTLETLKNAQAARAWYLAQGGSEAELYRHFIAVSSNNAAAVAFGIREENIFPMWDWVGGRYSLWSAIGLPIALAIGMSNFKELLSGAYTMDQHFQSAPFEQNMPVLLALLGVWYGNFWGAQSHAILPYDHYLRNITKHLQQLDMESNGKSVRQDGTAVSTDTGPVIWGGVGCNGQHAYHQLLHQGTQLIPADFIVPIVSFNPVSDHHQWLYANCLSQSQALMLGKTLPEAEAELRDKGMSEDQVQKLAPHKVIPGNRPSNTLVVERISPRRLGALVAMYEHKVFVQSVVWGINAFDQWGVELGKELGKGVYNRLVGSEETAAEDASTQGLINYFRGRHRG, encoded by the coding sequence ATGGCGTACTACCGCACTCCTCATGACGTTACCGCTCTGCCTGCCTGGCAAGCGTTGAAAGATCACCGCCAAGCCATGCAGGATTTCAGCATGCGCGAAGCCTTCAACGCCGATCCGCAGCGCTTCAATCAGTTCACTCTCAGCAGCTGCGGACTGTTTCTCGACTATTCGAAGAATCTGATCAACGCCGAGACCCGTAACCTGCTGGTGGGTCTGGCCAATGAAGTCGATCTCAAGGGCGCGATCAAGGCGCTGTTCGACGGCGAAATCGTCAATTCCTCCGAAGGCCGCCCGGCGCTGCACACCGCCCTGCGTCGCCCGGTCGGCGACAAGCTGTCGGTCAACGGCGTCAACGTGATGCCTGAAGTACACAAGGTGCTGAACCAGATCACCGATCTGGTGGGCCGCATCCACGACGGTCTGTGGCGTGGTTACACCGAGAAGCCGATCACTGACGTTGTGAATATCGGCATCGGTGGCTCGTTCCTCGGCCCCGAGCTGGTCTCCGAAGCCCTGCTGTCCTACGCCCAGAAAGGCGTGCGTTGCCACTATCTGGCGAACATCGACGGCAGCGAGTTCCACGAGCTGACGCAAAAACTGCGCGCCGAGACCACGCTGTTCATCGTGTCGTCGAAGTCGTTCAACACCCTCGAAACCCTGAAAAACGCCCAGGCCGCCCGTGCCTGGTACCTGGCCCAGGGTGGTTCGGAAGCCGAGCTGTATCGCCACTTCATCGCCGTATCGAGCAACAACGCGGCAGCCGTGGCCTTCGGTATCCGCGAAGAAAACATCTTCCCGATGTGGGACTGGGTCGGCGGTCGTTACTCGCTGTGGTCGGCCATCGGTCTGCCAATTGCGCTGGCCATCGGCATGTCCAACTTCAAGGAACTGCTGTCCGGTGCGTACACCATGGACCAGCATTTCCAGAGCGCGCCGTTCGAACAGAACATGCCGGTGCTGCTGGCCCTGCTCGGCGTGTGGTACGGCAACTTCTGGGGCGCGCAAAGCCACGCGATCCTGCCGTACGACCACTACCTGCGTAACATCACCAAGCACTTGCAACAGCTGGACATGGAATCCAACGGCAAGAGCGTGCGTCAGGACGGCACCGCCGTGTCGACCGACACTGGCCCGGTGATCTGGGGTGGCGTCGGCTGCAACGGTCAGCACGCTTACCACCAGTTGCTGCACCAGGGCACCCAACTGATTCCGGCCGACTTCATTGTGCCGATCGTCAGCTTCAACCCGGTCTCCGACCACCATCAGTGGCTGTACGCCAACTGCCTGTCGCAGAGCCAGGCGCTGATGCTCGGCAAGACCCTGCCGGAAGCCGAAGCGGAACTGCGCGACAAGGGCATGAGCGAAGACCAGGTGCAGAAACTCGCGCCGCACAAGGTGATCCCGGGCAACCGTCCGAGCAACACCCTGGTGGTCGAGCGAATCAGCCCGCGTCGTCTCGGCGCACTGGTGGCGATGTACGAACACAAAGTCTTCGTGCAAAGCGTGGTCTGGGGCATCAACGCCTTCGACCAGTGGGGCGTGGAACTGGGTAAGGAACTGGGCAAAGGCGTCTACAACCGCCTGGTCGGCAGCGAGGAAACCGCCGCCGAAGATGCATCCACCCAAGGCCTGATCAACTACTTCCGCGGCCGTCACCGCGGCTGA
- the acs gene encoding acetate--CoA ligase — translation MFDISTFPKADAVRRAAQLSQDDYQRLYRESIEHPGTFWAEQATRFLDWSTPWQTVQRYDLKTGEAAWFAGGKLNVSYNCIDRHLETRGDQTAILWEGDDPAESTQITYSKLHHHVCRLANVLKSRGVKKGDRVCIYMPMIPEAAYAMLACARIGAIHSVVFGGFSPDSLRDRILDADCRTVITADEGVRGGKFVPLKQNVDKALQSCPNVSTVVVVERTQNKVDWVEGRDLWYHQAVRDVSDDCPPEPMDAEDPLFILYTSGSTGKPKGVLHTTGGYLLQAAMTFKYVLDYRDGEVFWCTADVGWVTGHSYIVYGPLANGATTLIFEGVPSYPSTSRFWQVIDKHKVNIFYTAPTALRALMREGAGPLQETSRESLRLLGSVGEPINPEAWEWYFNVVGEQRCPIVDTWWQTETGGIMLSPLVSAQRIKPGCATQPMFGVQPVLLDEHGKEIKGAGSGVLAIKSSWPAQIRSVYGDPQRMVDTYFKPYPGYYFTGDGARRDEDGDYWITGRIDDVINVSGHRIGTAEVESALVLHDSIAEAAVVGYPHDVKGQGIYAFVTPMNGTEPTDELKKELLAHVSKEIGSFAKPDLIQWAPALPKTRSGKIMRRILRKIACNELDSLGDTSTLADPSVVQGLIDKRLNR, via the coding sequence ATGTTCGATATCAGCACGTTCCCCAAAGCCGATGCCGTCCGCCGGGCTGCACAGTTGAGTCAGGACGACTACCAGCGCCTGTACCGCGAATCCATTGAACACCCCGGCACCTTCTGGGCCGAACAGGCCACCCGCTTCCTCGACTGGAGCACACCGTGGCAGACCGTCCAGCGCTATGACCTGAAGACCGGTGAAGCCGCCTGGTTTGCCGGCGGCAAGCTGAACGTCAGCTACAACTGCATCGACCGCCATCTGGAAACGCGCGGCGATCAGACCGCCATCCTCTGGGAAGGCGACGACCCTGCCGAATCGACGCAAATCACCTACAGCAAACTCCATCACCACGTCTGCCGCCTGGCCAACGTGCTGAAAAGCCGTGGCGTGAAGAAAGGCGACCGAGTGTGCATCTACATGCCGATGATCCCCGAAGCGGCCTACGCCATGCTCGCCTGCGCGCGGATCGGCGCGATTCACTCGGTGGTGTTTGGTGGTTTCTCCCCGGACTCCCTGCGCGACCGTATTCTCGATGCCGACTGCCGCACCGTGATCACCGCCGACGAAGGCGTGCGCGGTGGCAAGTTCGTGCCGCTGAAACAGAACGTCGACAAGGCCCTGCAGAGTTGCCCGAATGTCAGCACCGTCGTGGTGGTCGAGCGCACTCAGAACAAAGTTGACTGGGTCGAAGGCCGCGACCTCTGGTATCACCAGGCCGTGCGTGATGTCAGCGACGATTGCCCGCCGGAACCGATGGACGCCGAAGACCCGCTGTTCATCCTCTACACCTCCGGCAGCACCGGCAAACCCAAGGGCGTGCTCCACACCACCGGCGGTTACCTGTTGCAAGCGGCGATGACCTTCAAGTACGTGCTCGACTACCGCGACGGCGAAGTGTTCTGGTGCACCGCCGACGTCGGCTGGGTCACCGGCCATAGTTACATCGTCTACGGCCCGCTGGCCAACGGCGCAACCACGCTGATCTTCGAAGGCGTACCGAGTTACCCGAGCACTTCGCGATTCTGGCAGGTGATCGACAAACACAAGGTCAACATCTTCTACACCGCGCCGACAGCATTGAGGGCGTTGATGCGTGAAGGCGCCGGCCCCTTGCAGGAAACGTCACGCGAAAGCCTCAGATTGCTCGGCAGCGTCGGTGAGCCGATCAACCCGGAAGCGTGGGAATGGTATTTCAACGTGGTCGGCGAACAGCGCTGCCCGATCGTCGATACGTGGTGGCAGACCGAAACCGGCGGCATCATGCTCAGCCCGCTGGTCAGCGCCCAGCGAATCAAACCGGGCTGCGCCACCCAACCGATGTTCGGCGTGCAACCGGTGCTGCTCGATGAACACGGCAAGGAAATCAAGGGCGCCGGCAGCGGCGTATTGGCGATCAAGTCGAGCTGGCCGGCGCAGATCCGCAGCGTCTACGGCGATCCGCAGCGCATGGTCGACACCTACTTCAAGCCCTACCCCGGTTACTACTTCACCGGCGACGGCGCCCGCCGCGACGAGGATGGCGATTACTGGATCACCGGGCGCATCGATGACGTAATCAACGTTTCCGGCCATCGCATCGGCACCGCCGAGGTGGAAAGTGCGCTGGTGCTGCACGACAGCATCGCCGAGGCCGCCGTGGTCGGTTATCCCCACGACGTCAAAGGCCAGGGGATCTACGCGTTCGTTACACCGATGAACGGCACCGAGCCCACCGATGAACTGAAGAAAGAACTGCTGGCCCACGTCAGCAAGGAAATCGGCAGCTTCGCCAAACCGGACCTGATCCAGTGGGCCCCGGCCCTGCCGAAGACCCGCTCGGGCAAAATCATGCGGCGGATCCTGCGCAAGATCGCCTGCAACGAACTCGACAGCCTCGGCGACACCTCGACGCTGGCGGATCCGAGCGTGGTGCAGGGCTTGATCGATAAACGCTTGAACCGGTAA
- a CDS encoding class I SAM-dependent rRNA methyltransferase — protein MSSLNLALRAALDQRQDLLAELHRQGTDCYRLFHGSQEGAGGLTIDRYGPQLMVQSFHQTLAREDLLQLHAMVNQTLGLETLLVYNDRSRGNSRIDREDSVYRAEDAALVDLVGHEWGLNYRVRGRHAGQDPLLFLDLRNTRGWVKDHAKGKSVLNLFAYTCGVGLSAAAGGAREVCNLDFAEGNLAVGRENGQLNPHLPTMEFIQSDYFPAIRQLAGLPISQRRGQKLPSYQRLEQRRYDLVLLDPPAWAKSAFGTVDLLRDYQSLLKPALLTTAEHGVLICCNNLAKVSMDDWREQVLRCAEKAGRRVREWSVMTPGRDFPSMDQQPPLKTLILQL, from the coding sequence ATGTCTTCCTTGAACCTGGCGCTGCGCGCCGCACTCGATCAACGCCAGGATCTGCTCGCCGAGCTGCACCGCCAGGGCACCGACTGCTATCGGCTGTTCCACGGCAGCCAGGAAGGCGCCGGCGGCCTGACCATCGATCGCTACGGCCCGCAACTGATGGTGCAAAGTTTCCACCAGACGCTGGCGCGCGAAGACCTGCTGCAACTGCACGCCATGGTCAACCAGACCCTGGGACTGGAAACGCTGCTGGTCTACAACGACCGCTCCCGTGGCAACTCGCGGATCGACCGTGAAGACAGCGTCTACCGTGCCGAAGACGCGGCGCTGGTCGATCTGGTCGGCCACGAATGGGGCCTGAACTATCGTGTACGCGGACGCCATGCCGGGCAGGATCCGCTGCTGTTCCTCGACCTGCGCAACACCCGCGGCTGGGTCAAGGATCACGCCAAGGGCAAAAGCGTGCTCAACCTGTTCGCCTACACCTGCGGCGTCGGTCTCAGCGCAGCGGCCGGCGGTGCGCGCGAGGTGTGCAACCTGGATTTCGCCGAGGGCAATCTGGCGGTCGGCCGCGAGAACGGTCAGCTCAACCCGCACCTGCCGACCATGGAATTCATCCAGTCCGACTACTTCCCGGCGATCCGCCAACTGGCCGGCCTGCCGATCAGCCAGCGTCGCGGGCAGAAACTGCCGAGTTATCAACGCCTGGAACAGCGCCGGTACGATCTGGTGCTCCTCGACCCGCCCGCGTGGGCCAAGAGTGCGTTCGGCACCGTCGACCTGCTGCGCGATTATCAAAGCCTGCTCAAGCCCGCCCTGCTGACCACCGCCGAGCATGGCGTGCTGATCTGCTGCAACAATCTGGCGAAAGTCAGCATGGACGACTGGCGCGAACAAGTGCTGCGCTGCGCTGAAAAAGCCGGGCGGCGGGTTCGCGAATGGAGCGTGATGACCCCGGGCCGGGACTTCCCGTCAATGGATCAGCAGCCACCGCTGAAGACCCTGATTCTTCAGCTCTGA